tagaaatttatataagatCGTATAGACTCGGGCGAACATGAAGATTGTGTAAAAAGCTTGCACTAAAATTTAACCTTTATAAGTGTCTTaacttaacataaaataaaaaggcgACAAAAAATACAAAGCCTAGAAGtcaaataactaaataatatttaaaatgaaactaatATTAACTATTGTAGTTTTATAGAAAAAACTTTATTTAGCCTTCActaatagaattttattttagaaaacaactttctttagttgattttttttttttttcaaaaaaaaattttctttagTTGCTTGGATTTTACATTGTTGTGGCGATGGACAATGGTTTTAGTGGTCGACCGCAAATTATTGAACTACATACAAGTAGAACATAAAACAAAATGTGATACagaacaaaattttcaaaaaaaaaaaaaaaaaaaaagaagattatcTTGTCAAGCCATAATACAAGTCAATACAATTCACAACCCATACATCCTTTGTAAGTTAGTAAACGGTTACCGAGACAGAGCAATCAAAGAGAATAGGaacagaaaaagaaacaaaaagcaACTGACACGTGTCCGTCAACCCATGACAAGTGGATAATCCTTAGTGGCTCTAAATCTGTATTGCTGTCTTCGTCATTCCCATACCAACTTTCTGGTTTTCTCCCATTCCTTCCTTGGTCTCTGTTCAAAAGCCAATTCCAATTTCCCACCAAAGCTTACGACGTATCTTCTTCACTTTAGGATCAATCCCGACGTCATGTCGCCGTCTCGCCGAAAGGCGAACGGTTCTCGCTGCTCATGTATCGGTGGTGAAATCGATGGAATCTCCGGCGGCGAATCGTTTGACCTTACATGCACGCATTGCAACGGTTCCGATTCGATTAAATCTGATCCCGCTTCGTCTTGGTTTCTGTCTTCTTTATCTGAAACGAAACTGGATGACTCGGAGAAGCTGCGTCGAATCATCGTCGCTTCCCTCAAAGGATTCTCCATAGGTACGGGGATTAAAGGTGGATTAGCTCTTTTCTCTATCATTGTTCGTTTCGCTCGCCGTAGATCTTCTTCTAAATCGAGGTAACCGgagttcaaaatttttaatttcgGAATTTGTTGCtgaatttgattttggattCGAATCTATCGGTTTTAGGAGAACCGGTGATTTCTCGAATAGTGAAGCTATTTCCATGGGGATTAAGGAGACACTAAGATACGGACTGTTCTTGGGAACTTTTGCTGGTACTTTTGTCTCCGTAGACGAAGCTATTTGTTCTCTTGTAGGACACCAAAGGCATGCTCCGCTATCTTTGCTTTTGTCTCTTCATTCAGATTTAGATTTTAGTGTATGGCGAACACGTTTCATCACTTTCAAGTGTTTTGTCTGAAACCTAGAACTGCAAAGTGGAGGGCTCTGTTTGCTGGTTTAGTTGCTGGGCCATCGATGCTTCTCACTGGACCAAACACAACACACACGAGTTTGGCTGTTTACATCCTGATGCGTGCGGCGGTTCTTGCGTCCCGGTGCGGCATTAAAAGCAAACGGTTTGGTTCCATTTGCAAGCCGCTTACTTGGGAACATGGGGACTTGTTTCTCATGTGTCTCTCATCTTCTCAGATTTTGTATGTTTATCCCTCTTCCTACGCAATGGCTTTTGAATACTCTAATGCTAAGAGCAACAtttgtttatagattatgcataCAAGAGAAAAAAACTTCATTCTTTGATTAGTGATTATGTTGGGGTTTTCAGGTCTGCTTACATTTTAAAGCAAGAAAGTCTTCCTTCATCCTATAAGTCCTTCCTTAACAAACATAGTGGGAAGGATCTTTCTATCTTACAAGGCATCAAAGATCTTGCAAGCGCCAAACCATTCACCAATTTAAGGgcaattgagaaacattacaagtCTGTTGGAGTTGATATCAAACTTGATCCCAACATGAAAATCCCATGTTCGGTACGTTTATAATGTATCTTTCTTGTTTCTATCAAGTATCAACAGCAATCATTCTCTCGAACATAATTTCTGCTCCTTAAATTCAATAGTGGAACTTTATAGAGCCACGACAATCTGAAACTTCATAGTCGTCTTTTTGTGTGTCACCATATTAATCACTGCATTAGCATATACATGTTGATAGATGTCTTCAATGTGCGTTACTATCAATATTAATCTTGTACAGAAGTTTTACTTATGTTGTCTCTTGCAGATGATACATGGAGGTGAATCATGTACTAAGCACGGTTTTACATTTTTCCTTCAAGCTTACATGAGGGCGCTACCTGTCTACGTCCCTGTCTACTTGATTCCAGCGCTGATAGTCCATCGCCAAGACCTACtaaaaaagtaataatttttgtttCGCCTTCATTCCATTGCTAGTTATAGTTTTGTGTATCTTTATGCATCACAGTCTTTCATATTCATCTCACAGGCAATACTCTATACTTGGCAAGGGTCTTTTTGGCACAGCGAGATCTAGTTTGTTTCTCTCCACTTACTGCACTTCTGCCTGGTTAGAACCCAATCttaatttttctctctttaattTCATCATAACTAGAAACATAGTAAGCTTATTGAGGCAAAAACTTATACCATGGTAATAATTATCTATACTAGGGTTTGGACTTGCCTACTTTTCCGGACACTTGATACATGCAACATACCACTCGTGGCCATAGCAACGGTACAAACCAAATTCATTTACAAAAAGGGTACGTAGCAGTAGTATAATATCTAAGCCGTGGATGTTCCTGCAGTTCCCAACAGGACTGGCCTTGGCAATTGAAAAGAAAAGCAGAAGGATAGAGATATCACTATACTGCTTAGCGAGGGCAATAGAGAGCTTCTTCACTTCCATGACGGAGGCAGGATACATTCGACCGCCCAAGATTCTTAGAAGAGCAGATGTAGTCGTGTTCAGCGTTTCGACAGCTATTATAATGCACTGCTACGCGCAGGAGAGGGAGGTATTTCGATCAAAATATTTGAACGTCCTAGATTGGGTTTTCGGTGTtcctcctccacctcctcctcctctttctTCTGAAGAAACCTAGAGACATATTCACTTCCCACATATATCGACGTCAGAAGGCAAAACATAAGTTTCTTGGATTTCACGTTTAACCAAAAGATCTTTGTTGTGATGGCACAATCTTCATTAATAGTGACCTCTGTAGGAATTTTGTTTCGGGTTTTGGGATATCAGAatgaagattttttatttttttttgaatccatATGCAGATGTGCCAAATTTTGTAGTTGAATGCCGGTGATGCTAAGTAAAACATTTGTCAAAggttctcaaattttttttttttttaagttatacACAAATAAtctctagaaaaaaaattttaggttccaaaatttattaaaaaaaaattttaaatagataCTGGCACATGTCCCAAAAGTGGTAGGACCGGCCATGTTCATCTCAGACACCAAAACTCTAAACAATGATGCTCAGGTCACTTGCAACTTGCATGTATTCTCGAAAACGTTTACTACGaagaaacaaaatgaagaattaCCTTTTTTATTTCACGTCTAATGAAACGAACAGGTGAGTGGTAGAAAAAACAGGTGCGTGCTAAAGGATGAAGATCAGAGAAATAAATGATCGTGTTCGACCTTGAAGATAATGTAATTGTACTACAATCAGTAAttcaatcatattttagtacAATCACTTACTAAAATAATCCCAAACACTGTCACGTACTTTATTACACAAGTCATTTACACATTAAATGAGCACCTTCGATTTGGAATATTTCTGTAGTCCAAACTTTTCTTACTAATGGTTTCCTAATTTTCCACctattaataaaccaaaaaaaaatctatggaTCTAGAAAAATGACTACGTCCTTCGAAATTATTTGTAGGGATTTTGTATTTCTTTCttaaaatttgtttctttaaatcaattttattgaGATATCGTAATACTTATTATCTTATACTAAGGTGGTGTTACtcaatcatgtattttaatagaGTTTAAATTTAAACACAATCCATTACAAATGATTTAAATCCAGTTTTTAAAATCCAGTGTTATTCAagttttaagaatttttaaattttttgtattttgaattgatttcaaatcattttttatgGAGTCTAATGAATAAATGATTGAACTCAAAATCCAATGCATACTGTAGAGATTTTAAAATTCATCAACTTGAATGATTCAATTAGTGATTTAAAGTCAATTATGAATACTTTGTAATCTAtcaaattttagaattttaagaTAATTTAAGTTGATGTATTTTACAATCTCGGATTTTAAAATCTCTGCAGTATGCATTAGATTTTGAGTTCaatcatttatttataagaatccataagaaataatttgaaatcaatccaaaatacaaagaattttaaaataaaatgtataatcaTCATTCAAATAATAGTGGATTGTGCTTAGATTTAAACTCTACTAAAATACATAATTGAATAACACCaccttaaattttttaaaatttcgtaGATTATAAAACATTCATAATTGACTTTAAATCACTAATTGAATAACAACCCCTAACTTGTAACGATGTAAAACCTCTAGcccaaaattaatttttttttaaaggaaaatctTCATGGGCTCATTAGAATTAAATATAGGGCTTTTCTAATAAATAGAAACCTattcttctaattttttttcacatAAAAACCAGGGCAAAATCCTGCAGAGTTCAAAGAAAGATTAGAAAATTTTACccgttaaaatattattttttgcttttctCTCTTtcggcctctctctctcttttcctcTATCTTCCTTTcgtgtgtctctctctctttgccgCACCTGAACCCAGCTACTGGAGCACCACTGGTGCTCAACCGTGAGCCAATTGGTCCAAGCCGACAAGCCGCCACCAGAATTGTGTGCCACCCCCAAGCTGTGGTCCTTGTTGTTTTTTGTGTGTTCCTTGCTCATGTCTTCAGATTTAAGTTCCAGTTCTAACTATTTTCCAAATCAATCTCCAGATCTTCAATCGAGGTGAGGTGATATCAAAACCAATTTCTTCTCTTGATCTCATATATTGTTTGATGTTGGATTAGGTAGTATTGATTCTCAATAGATTGTTAGATCATCATGGTTGTTATGTTGATGGATGCATAGTACATTCATATGCTTAAATTAACCCCAAGAGcactctctcaaataaaagataaattgtAGTATTTGGGGATGAAATCCACATGGAGCGTGGATCACACAATAGACTATTAGCTATTGGTAAATCTAGAACAATAACAGAAAGCAGTAAATCAAAACAGAACAATAAAGTTGGTTTGTAGAAAGATGGGAAAAGCACTAGATCTAGGGTTATCAAAAAGGCAATCAGAACATCAAATAAATAGTTGTTAAAGGTTTATTAAGATCAGTCCTTGAACTTGAATTCAATTATTAATTATCCATATCTCGCTGCGATAAACTATTTATGTCTAAATCTTCGAAAGCCAACTCTCGTTGCACGACCAATTtctctaaacaagcattaatgatCCAAATCGATATATTCACTAAGTTCTTTAGGCCAACTCTTGTTGTTTGTTATGTCTAACAACCTAGTTCAACAggatatatataagaatatcgGTCACACACTCGTTTTATTTCAATTATCCTAAGATTAAGTTCCTAGTTAATTACTTAAGAACATGCAGTAAGATTAATGATGGTGAAGGAAACAATACTACCCTAGCAGATCTATAAATCAAAAGTACATCAAAACCTTAGaatccctaaatctaacaagtgaaTTACACAAATATGATCAGagaaaatataatcttaaacTGAATAAAATGTAAAAGATTGAGGGTAAGAAATACAAGAGTTCCATTCACTCTGAAGGAGCtctgatcttctctcccaaaaactctctgagaaatAATAAAGTGTAGCCTAAACACTtgctgaaaaaataaaataatgtaggTTAAACACATCCATGAGCTTATTTGCAATTAAAGAAACTTTTGGGCAAAAGTGCAATTCTTGAAAGTCAGGTCAGTCTCGCCAATCCGCATCACCATTGGTCGACGCTCAcatcatatctcgactccaaCTTAGATACATCTATGGGTTTTCATCACTTTAAGCTCCATTTTGCTCCATAATCTCCCAAATGGGCCAGAATACACCTAAACTTGAAATaccttaaaatatatttcaaatgcATGATAAAGACTCTAAAAAGGATTTATACCATGGCCTAAAAAGGTAAATTCCATGGTACATCAACTTCTCCAGACTTAtcctttgcttgtcctcaaacAAAATATAGAACAAATATGTGGAAGAGGTTTGAAAACGTAGGGACTCACCAGCTCCTTAAAACACCACCATCACCTCTACAATCTTGCAGCCACATCTCAAGCATTTCCATGTACTCAGTCCTAGCCTAGCAGCCTCGCCATGCTACAACTCACCATATACCGTCTCACGTACCCCTCCATTAaccttatttttgaaatataaatgtgCAAGCTTTATCTTATGAATATTGATCAAGG
This Brassica napus cultivar Da-Ae chromosome C6, Da-Ae, whole genome shotgun sequence DNA region includes the following protein-coding sequences:
- the LOC106345688 gene encoding uncharacterized protein LOC106345688, giving the protein MSPSRRKANGSRCSCIGGEIDGISGGESFDLTCTHCNGSDSIKSDPASSWFLSSLSETKLDDSEKLRRIIVASLKGFSIGTGIKGGLALFSIIVRFARRRSSSKSRRTGDFSNSEAISMGIKETLRYGLFLGTFAGTFVSVDEAICSLVGHQRTAKWRALFAGLVAGPSMLLTGPNTTHTSLAVYILMRAAVLASRCGIKSKRFGSICKPLTWEHGDLFLMCLSSSQILSAYILKQESLPSSYKSFLNKHSGKDLSILQGIKDLASAKPFTNLRAIEKHYKSVGVDIKLDPNMKIPCSMIHGGESCTKHGFTFFLQAYMRALPVYVPVYLIPALIVHRQDLLKKQYSILGKGLFGTARSSLFLSTYCTSAWVWTCLLFRTLDTCNIPLVAIATFPTGLALAIEKKSRRIEISLYCLARAIESFFTSMTEAGYIRPPKILRRADVVVFSVSTAIIMHCYAQEREVFRSKYLNVLDWVFGVPPPPPPPLSSEET